The following coding sequences are from one Verrucosispora sp. WMMD573 window:
- a CDS encoding ion transporter: protein MSGTPVPAPRGGSARNPRGKALFACCARLAASRAFEIAIVVVILANGIVLGLETYPDLGPAGTALRALEWGFRTVFVAEITIRILAYGRRPQDFFRHGWNVFDFLVVAAIFVPGLHGDSALLRVVRVLRIVRLVRFSPGLRTIVSALWRSLPGIGGFFALAVVTLYVYGMAGWLIFGEVYPEQYGDIGRSLLTLFVLLSLETLPDLIEQGMELSPWTVLYYGSYVVITVNLLLNILIAVFVNSMEEARRLEMTEGLGPGYDSDGDGVPDEVDRIAISQRLDDLRTLVVELERELRIDRDDGRLRRAGKE from the coding sequence ATGAGTGGTACGCCCGTGCCGGCTCCGCGAGGCGGGTCGGCCCGCAACCCACGCGGCAAGGCGCTGTTCGCCTGCTGCGCCCGGCTCGCCGCGTCCCGCGCGTTCGAGATCGCCATCGTCGTGGTGATCCTCGCCAACGGGATCGTCCTCGGCCTGGAGACGTACCCGGACCTGGGCCCGGCCGGCACCGCGTTGCGCGCTTTGGAGTGGGGCTTCCGGACGGTCTTCGTCGCCGAGATCACCATTCGGATCCTGGCGTACGGTCGCCGCCCGCAGGACTTCTTCCGGCACGGCTGGAACGTCTTCGACTTCCTGGTGGTCGCCGCGATCTTCGTCCCCGGCCTGCACGGCGACTCGGCGCTGCTGCGGGTGGTCCGGGTGCTGCGGATCGTCCGGCTGGTGCGGTTCTCACCCGGACTGCGCACGATCGTCTCGGCGTTGTGGCGCAGCCTGCCCGGCATCGGTGGCTTCTTCGCGCTGGCCGTGGTGACGCTCTACGTGTACGGCATGGCCGGCTGGTTGATTTTCGGCGAGGTCTATCCGGAGCAGTACGGCGACATCGGCCGCTCCCTGCTGACGCTGTTCGTCCTGCTGTCGTTGGAGACCCTGCCCGACCTCATCGAGCAGGGGATGGAGTTGTCGCCCTGGACGGTGCTGTACTACGGCAGCTACGTGGTGATCACCGTCAACCTGCTGCTCAACATCCTGATCGCGGTCTTCGTCAACTCGATGGAGGAGGCACGCCGGCTGGAGATGACCGAAGGGTTGGGCCCCGGCTACGACTCCGACGGTGACGGCGTGCCCGACGAGGTGGACCGGATCGCGATCAGTCAACGCCTCGACGACCTGCGTACGCTCGTCGTCGAGCTCGAACGCGAGCTGCGCATCGACCGCGACGACGGCAGACTCCGCCGGGCCGGCAAGGAGTGA
- a CDS encoding excinuclease ABC subunit UvrA, which yields MQQPARSAADSHDIIEVRGARENNLDDVSVDIPKRRLTVFTGVSGSGKSSLVFGTIAAESQRLINETYSAFLQSFMPSLSRPDVDSLRNLTPAIVVDQERMGANSRSTVGTATDAYAMLRIVFSRLGEPQVGGAGAFSFNLAEGMCPTCEGLGRVSDLDVNELVDVEKSLNDGAITVPNFAVDTWYWQAIVGAGLFDPDVKLQDFTPQQWQDFLHKPATKIKVGGTNLTYEGLIVKVRRLYLAKDRESMQPHIRAFVDRAVTFTTCAGCYGTRLNAAALSCRIAGRNIAECAAMQISDLAEFIRSIDDPSVAPLTVNLRELLDSLVEIGLGYLSLDRESATLSGGEAQRVKMVRHLGSSLSDITYVFDEPTVGLHPHDIARMNDLLLRLRDKGNTVLVVEHKPETIAVADHVVDLGPGAGTAGGRICYTGDVAGLRRSDTLTGRHLDHRARLREPVRTPRGHLAIRHADLHNLRDASVDIPLGVLTVVTGVAGSGKSSLVHGSLHGRDGVVVVDQAPIRGSRRSNPATYTGLLDPVRTAFAKANGVKAALFSANSEGACPTCKGIGLVYTDLAMMAGVASVCEQCEGRRFTDEVLTYRLRGRNISEVLGMSVAEAREFFPGGPARVILDRLADVGLSYLTLGQPLTTLSGGERQRLKLAIHMADRAGTYVLDEPTTGLHLADVDQLLALLDRLVDAGNTVIVIEHHQAVMAHADWLIDLGPGAGHDGGRIVFTGTPADLVARGDTLTARHLRDYVAA from the coding sequence ATGCAGCAGCCAGCACGGTCCGCCGCCGACAGCCACGACATCATCGAGGTACGCGGGGCTCGGGAGAACAACCTCGATGACGTCTCGGTCGACATACCCAAGCGTCGGCTTACCGTCTTCACCGGCGTCTCCGGGTCCGGCAAGTCCTCGCTGGTCTTCGGCACCATCGCTGCCGAGTCCCAGCGACTGATCAACGAGACCTACAGCGCCTTCCTCCAGTCGTTCATGCCCAGCCTCTCCCGGCCCGACGTGGACTCGCTGCGCAATCTCACCCCGGCCATCGTGGTCGACCAGGAGCGGATGGGCGCCAACTCGCGCTCCACGGTCGGCACCGCCACCGACGCGTACGCCATGCTGCGCATCGTGTTCAGCCGGTTGGGTGAGCCGCAGGTCGGCGGGGCCGGCGCGTTCAGCTTCAACCTGGCCGAGGGGATGTGCCCCACCTGCGAGGGCCTGGGCCGGGTCTCCGATCTCGACGTCAACGAACTTGTCGACGTGGAGAAGTCGCTCAACGACGGCGCGATCACCGTGCCGAACTTCGCCGTCGACACGTGGTACTGGCAGGCCATCGTCGGCGCCGGCCTGTTCGACCCGGACGTCAAGCTCCAGGACTTCACGCCGCAGCAGTGGCAGGACTTCCTGCACAAGCCCGCCACGAAGATCAAGGTGGGTGGCACCAACCTGACCTACGAGGGTCTGATCGTCAAGGTGCGCCGGCTCTATCTCGCCAAGGACCGGGAGTCCATGCAGCCGCACATCCGGGCCTTCGTCGATCGGGCGGTCACCTTCACCACCTGCGCCGGCTGCTACGGCACCCGACTCAACGCGGCAGCGCTGTCCTGCCGCATCGCCGGGCGCAACATCGCCGAGTGCGCCGCCATGCAGATCAGCGACCTGGCCGAGTTCATCCGCAGCATCGACGACCCGTCGGTCGCCCCGTTGACCGTCAACCTTCGGGAACTGCTGGACTCGCTGGTCGAGATCGGTCTGGGATATCTCAGCCTCGACCGGGAGTCGGCCACCCTCTCCGGTGGTGAGGCGCAGCGGGTCAAGATGGTCCGGCACCTCGGTTCCAGCCTCTCCGACATCACGTACGTCTTCGACGAACCCACCGTCGGCCTGCACCCGCACGACATCGCCCGGATGAACGACCTGCTGCTGCGGCTGCGGGACAAGGGCAACACGGTGCTCGTGGTCGAACACAAACCGGAGACCATCGCGGTGGCCGACCACGTGGTCGACCTCGGTCCCGGTGCCGGCACCGCCGGTGGCCGCATCTGCTACACCGGCGACGTGGCCGGCCTTCGCCGTTCCGACACCCTCACCGGACGACACCTGGACCATCGGGCGCGACTGCGGGAACCGGTCCGTACGCCTCGGGGGCATCTCGCGATCCGGCACGCCGACCTGCACAACCTGCGTGACGCCAGCGTGGACATCCCGCTCGGCGTGCTGACCGTGGTCACCGGGGTGGCCGGCTCCGGCAAGAGTTCCCTGGTGCACGGCTCACTGCACGGCCGCGACGGTGTGGTGGTCGTCGACCAGGCGCCGATCCGTGGCTCCCGGCGCAGCAACCCGGCCACCTACACCGGCCTGCTCGACCCGGTGCGCACCGCCTTCGCCAAGGCCAACGGGGTCAAGGCCGCCCTGTTCAGCGCCAACTCCGAGGGCGCCTGCCCCACCTGTAAGGGCATCGGGCTGGTCTACACCGATTTGGCGATGATGGCCGGCGTCGCCTCCGTCTGCGAGCAGTGCGAGGGTCGCCGGTTCACCGACGAGGTGCTGACCTACCGGCTGCGCGGGCGCAACATCAGCGAGGTGCTCGGCATGTCGGTGGCCGAGGCCCGGGAGTTCTTCCCCGGCGGACCGGCCCGGGTGATCCTGGACCGGTTGGCCGACGTCGGGCTGAGCTACCTCACCCTCGGTCAGCCGCTGACCACGCTCTCCGGCGGCGAGCGGCAACGGCTCAAGTTGGCCATCCACATGGCCGACAGAGCCGGCACCTACGTGCTGGACGAGCCCACCACCGGGCTGCACCTGGCCGACGTCGACCAGCTGCTCGCGCTGCTCGACCGGCTCGTCGACGCCGGCAACACGGTCATCGTCATCGAGCACCACCAGGCGGTGATGGCCCACGCGGACTGGCTGATCGACCTCGGTCCGGGCGCCGGTCACGACGGCGGTCGGATCGTGTTCACCGGCACCCCCGCCGACCTGGTCGCGCGCGGCGACACGCTCACCGCCCGCCACCTGCGCGACTACGTCGCCGCCTGA
- a CDS encoding MerR family DNA-binding transcriptional regulator: MNRRGSGRLRAVDLAARAGVSVQQVRNYVDLGVLPPVDRTESGYRIFTDAHARALTVARAVADGHGWTRTREIMAAVHRGDVPTALASLDAGHAELDRERAEIRTVLGAFETVVSSPRRHTAVPRRAVRVGVVADLVGVRTSQLRSWEDRGLLRPAREAGTGYRVYDEAEQRAAQVVALLRRGAYQFEIITAVLDEMRTTGSPQRVRAELARREQELHHRSRRRLAASATLHDYLCHLAG; the protein is encoded by the coding sequence ATGAATCGTCGGGGCAGCGGGCGGCTGCGCGCGGTGGATCTCGCCGCGCGGGCGGGTGTCTCCGTTCAGCAAGTGCGTAACTACGTCGATCTTGGCGTGTTGCCCCCGGTCGACCGCACCGAGAGCGGCTACCGGATCTTCACCGACGCGCATGCGCGGGCGCTGACGGTGGCCCGCGCGGTGGCCGACGGACACGGCTGGACGCGTACCCGGGAGATCATGGCGGCGGTCCACCGGGGTGACGTGCCGACGGCGCTGGCGTCGCTGGACGCCGGCCATGCCGAACTGGACCGCGAACGGGCGGAGATCCGGACGGTGCTCGGCGCGTTCGAGACCGTGGTGTCCAGTCCGCGCCGGCACACCGCCGTGCCACGCCGGGCGGTACGGGTCGGCGTCGTCGCCGACCTGGTCGGCGTCCGCACCTCGCAACTGCGCTCGTGGGAGGATCGCGGCCTGCTGCGTCCGGCTCGCGAGGCGGGCACCGGCTACCGGGTGTACGACGAGGCCGAGCAGCGCGCCGCACAGGTGGTGGCGTTGCTACGCCGGGGCGCGTACCAGTTCGAGATCATCACGGCGGTGCTCGATGAGATGCGGACCACCGGTAGCCCTCAGCGGGTCCGCGCCGAGCTGGCCCGCCGCGAGCAGGAGTTGCACCACCGCAGCCGGCGACGGCTGGCCGCCTCGGCGACCCTGCACGACTATCTGTGCCACCTGGCCGGCTGA
- a CDS encoding M15 family metallopeptidase: protein MSPGLVVLSDVDHRIRTDIRYATAYNFVGRRVAGYQEPLCLLTKRAAEALRRVQDAALAVGRSLKVYDCYRPQRATEDFLEWAGQPGQDTMRAEFYPRVAKAELVDRGYLGAPSAHSRGSAVDLTLVDVPATENAPYRPGQPLVSCTAPRAQRFADNSVDMGTGFDCFDPLSHTDSDRVGRTARENRRQLRQLMTEGGFVGYDREWWHFRYRDEPWPDTYFDLPVTRSSAG from the coding sequence GTGTCGCCGGGCCTCGTGGTGCTGTCCGATGTCGACCATCGCATCCGCACCGACATCCGGTACGCCACGGCGTACAACTTCGTCGGCCGCCGCGTCGCCGGCTACCAGGAACCCTTGTGCCTGCTGACCAAGCGCGCCGCTGAGGCGCTGCGCCGGGTGCAGGACGCGGCGCTCGCGGTCGGGCGCAGCCTCAAGGTGTACGACTGCTACCGCCCACAGCGGGCCACCGAGGATTTCCTGGAGTGGGCCGGCCAGCCGGGGCAGGACACCATGAGGGCCGAGTTCTACCCTCGGGTGGCCAAGGCGGAACTGGTCGACCGCGGCTACCTCGGCGCACCGAGCGCACACAGCAGGGGCAGTGCCGTCGACCTCACGCTTGTCGACGTGCCGGCAACCGAGAATGCTCCATATCGCCCCGGACAGCCGTTGGTGTCCTGCACTGCCCCGCGTGCGCAGCGCTTCGCCGACAACAGCGTCGACATGGGCACCGGCTTCGACTGCTTCGACCCGCTGTCGCACACCGACTCGGACCGCGTCGGTCGCACCGCGCGGGAGAACCGGCGACAGCTACGGCAACTGATGACCGAGGGCGGTTTCGTCGGCTACGACCGGGAGTGGTGGCACTTCCGCTACCGCGACGAACCCTGGCCCGACACCTACTTCGACCTGCCGGTGACCCGTTCCTCAGCCGGCTGA
- a CDS encoding serine hydrolase has protein sequence MRIRALAAGCAALAAATIPATHGVAAITGGSGSLGSAALPAAVVAPSSAPGPAASMAVPCPKAVAPKVTRSPRPTPPPPVPEHRVVGGDALATSGLIVPPGAAAPPKVTATSWLVADLDTGEVLGGCGPHEYATPASVQKLLLAATMLPILDPARVVTVTKEDLDIAPGSSAVGLLPGGRYRVETLWLGLLLQSGNEAANALARLGGGADGAAGGVRAMNEQARRLGAGQTRAVTPSGLDAPGQFTSAYDLALIARVCFADPAFRRYVLTERARIPAQKALRGKGFEIQNENQLVYRYPGALGGKTGFTDYARHTYVGAAERDGRRLVVTLLGAEPRPQRGWEQGAALLDWGFALPRQASVGRLVAPGEVDAEPSPTPPGPADTGLPVGTARPAGTAAVDDGPGAGMVLALAVGALAITLAVIATRRSRTTSAAVPAPTPTSGPPAAPDTAGPRP, from the coding sequence ATGAGAATCCGGGCCCTCGCCGCCGGTTGTGCCGCCCTCGCTGCCGCGACGATTCCGGCGACTCATGGTGTCGCGGCGATCACTGGCGGTTCCGGATCGCTGGGCTCGGCCGCTCTACCGGCCGCTGTCGTTGCGCCGTCATCCGCGCCGGGGCCCGCCGCGTCGATGGCAGTGCCCTGCCCGAAGGCGGTGGCGCCGAAGGTGACCCGGTCGCCGAGACCGACGCCGCCGCCGCCCGTTCCGGAACACCGGGTGGTCGGCGGAGACGCGCTCGCCACCTCTGGATTGATCGTGCCGCCCGGCGCGGCGGCCCCGCCGAAGGTGACGGCGACCTCGTGGCTGGTGGCCGATCTGGACACCGGCGAGGTGCTGGGTGGCTGCGGTCCGCACGAGTACGCGACCCCGGCCAGCGTGCAGAAACTGTTGCTGGCCGCGACCATGCTGCCCATACTTGATCCGGCCCGGGTTGTCACGGTCACCAAGGAGGATCTGGACATCGCCCCCGGCAGTTCGGCCGTCGGGCTGTTGCCGGGCGGCCGGTACCGGGTGGAGACACTGTGGCTGGGGTTGCTGCTGCAATCCGGCAACGAGGCGGCGAACGCGCTGGCCCGCCTCGGCGGTGGTGCCGACGGCGCGGCCGGTGGCGTCCGGGCGATGAACGAGCAGGCCCGCAGACTCGGTGCGGGGCAGACTCGCGCGGTCACCCCGTCCGGGCTGGACGCCCCCGGCCAGTTCACCAGCGCGTACGACCTGGCCCTGATCGCCCGGGTCTGCTTCGCCGATCCGGCCTTCCGGCGGTACGTGCTCACGGAGCGCGCCCGCATTCCGGCGCAGAAGGCATTGCGGGGCAAGGGCTTCGAGATCCAGAACGAGAACCAACTGGTGTACCGCTACCCCGGTGCGCTCGGTGGCAAGACCGGCTTCACCGACTACGCCCGGCACACCTACGTGGGTGCGGCCGAGCGGGATGGTCGCCGACTGGTCGTCACGCTGCTCGGTGCCGAGCCGCGACCGCAACGCGGCTGGGAGCAAGGTGCCGCGTTGCTCGACTGGGGCTTCGCGCTGCCTCGGCAGGCCAGTGTCGGCCGCCTGGTGGCGCCGGGGGAGGTGGACGCCGAACCGTCTCCGACGCCGCCCGGGCCGGCCGACACTGGTCTGCCTGTCGGCACCGCTCGCCCGGCCGGCACCGCTGCGGTCGACGACGGGCCGGGCGCGGGAATGGTTCTGGCGCTGGCCGTCGGAGCGCTCGCGATAACCCTGGCGGTCATCGCCACCCGGCGATCCCGGACCACGTCCGCCGCTGTCCCCGCCCCCACCCCTACCTCCGGCCCTCCCGCCGCCCCTGACACCGCTGGACCCCGTCCCTGA
- a CDS encoding PHB depolymerase family esterase, with protein MIRPVSRLLAAAVAALLLIPVAPAHAAGTPHTKSPVSGSLSTYRISGVYVAGVSSGAYLANQIQVAYSQRIRGAALFAAGPYYCAQNNVAQALYGCGDNIYPTYLSALQAYTRTWAGYGWVDPVSGLSGEPVYVFHGGSDGTVKRSVSDDLVRYQRHFGASVQYDSGSAAGHGWVTPYGTVGCTATAAPYLNDCGTDPQQTFLRKLFGSVQPPNTGPLGGTLVRFSQNSFAPGGWANGLSMDANGFAYVPSSCASGASCRLLVALHGCLQGHSRVGTAFVDRANLNQYADTNATIVLYPQAITAASNPNGCWDWWGYLGATNYPIKGGAQVETVMNMVRRLGG; from the coding sequence ATGATCAGACCTGTCTCGCGGCTGCTCGCCGCCGCCGTCGCGGCTCTGCTGCTCATACCGGTGGCACCCGCCCACGCCGCCGGCACCCCACACACCAAGAGTCCCGTGTCCGGAAGCCTGTCGACGTACCGCATCTCGGGTGTGTACGTCGCCGGTGTCTCCTCCGGCGCCTACCTGGCAAACCAGATCCAGGTGGCCTACTCGCAGCGGATCAGGGGAGCGGCGCTGTTCGCCGCCGGCCCCTACTACTGCGCCCAGAACAACGTCGCGCAGGCGCTGTACGGCTGCGGCGACAACATCTACCCGACATACCTGAGCGCGTTGCAGGCGTACACCCGGACCTGGGCCGGATACGGCTGGGTCGACCCGGTCAGCGGGCTGTCCGGCGAGCCGGTCTACGTCTTCCATGGTGGCTCCGACGGCACGGTGAAGCGGTCGGTGAGTGACGACCTGGTCCGCTATCAGCGGCACTTCGGCGCCAGCGTCCAGTACGACAGCGGCTCGGCCGCCGGGCACGGCTGGGTCACGCCCTACGGCACGGTGGGCTGCACGGCCACGGCCGCGCCGTACCTGAACGACTGCGGCACCGATCCCCAGCAGACCTTCCTGCGCAAACTCTTCGGGTCGGTCCAGCCGCCGAACACCGGGCCGCTCGGTGGCACGCTTGTGCGGTTCAGCCAGAACAGCTTCGCACCGGGTGGCTGGGCCAACGGCCTGAGCATGGACGCGAACGGTTTCGCCTACGTCCCGTCGTCCTGCGCCTCAGGCGCGAGTTGCCGGCTGCTGGTGGCGCTGCACGGCTGCCTACAGGGCCACAGCCGGGTCGGCACCGCGTTCGTGGACCGGGCCAACCTCAACCAGTACGCCGACACCAACGCCACGATCGTGTTGTACCCGCAGGCCATCACCGCAGCCAGCAACCCGAACGGATGCTGGGACTGGTGGGGCTACCTCGGTGCCACCAACTACCCGATCAAGGGCGGTGCCCAGGTGGAGACGGTGATGAACATGGTGCGCCGGCTGGGCGGCTGA
- a CDS encoding serine hydrolase, translating to MPLVPIVDAHAAAPVPCPRSAPPAPGPTPAATPSPDPVQRAVGGPRLATSGLVVPPGVPKPPKVAATSWLVADLDTGEVLGGCGPHEYATPASVQKLLLAATMLAKLDPGDVVTITAGDLDIEPGSSAVGLVAGGRYRVETLWLGLLLRSGNEVANALARLGGGADGMTGGLRAMNEQARLLGAYQTHAATPSGLDGPGQFTSAYDLALITRACFADARFRRYVATREATIPAQPRQRAKGFTIDNDNQLLHHYPGALGGKTGYTDLARHTYVGMAERGGRRLVVTLLGADVIDKRGWQQGAALLDWGFELPPAASVGVLVSPGAATASAPPAAVPPQALPGGASGAETSRSAALAGRLRSASLIGLAVGVTLLAGGLIGRRRWRHRTTGRP from the coding sequence ATGCCACTGGTGCCCATCGTCGACGCCCACGCGGCAGCGCCGGTCCCGTGTCCGCGCTCGGCGCCGCCGGCTCCCGGTCCCACCCCTGCGGCGACACCCTCCCCGGACCCGGTGCAGCGGGCCGTCGGCGGGCCTCGACTGGCCACGTCCGGTCTGGTGGTGCCCCCGGGCGTACCGAAACCGCCGAAGGTGGCCGCCACCTCTTGGCTGGTGGCCGACCTGGACACCGGCGAGGTGCTGGGTGGCTGCGGTCCGCACGAGTACGCGACCCCGGCCAGCGTGCAGAAGCTGTTGCTGGCCGCGACCATGCTGGCGAAACTCGACCCGGGTGACGTCGTCACCATTACCGCGGGTGATCTTGACATCGAGCCGGGCAGTTCGGCGGTGGGGTTGGTGGCGGGCGGCCGGTACCGGGTGGAGACGCTCTGGCTGGGGTTGCTGCTGCGCTCGGGAAACGAGGTGGCGAACGCGCTGGCCCGGCTCGGTGGCGGCGCGGACGGCATGACCGGCGGGCTGCGGGCGATGAACGAGCAGGCGAGACTGCTCGGGGCGTACCAGACGCACGCGGCGACGCCCTCCGGACTGGACGGTCCCGGGCAGTTCACCAGCGCGTACGATCTTGCTCTGATCACCCGGGCCTGTTTCGCCGACGCGCGTTTCCGGCGTTACGTGGCCACCCGCGAGGCGACCATTCCGGCCCAGCCGAGACAGCGCGCCAAGGGTTTCACCATCGACAACGACAACCAGCTGCTCCACCACTATCCCGGCGCGTTGGGCGGCAAGACCGGCTACACGGATCTGGCCCGACACACCTACGTCGGGATGGCCGAGCGAGGCGGACGCCGGCTCGTGGTGACATTGCTGGGTGCGGACGTGATCGACAAGCGGGGCTGGCAACAGGGCGCCGCCCTGCTCGACTGGGGATTCGAGCTGCCTCCGGCGGCATCGGTCGGGGTGCTGGTGAGCCCGGGTGCGGCCACCGCCTCGGCCCCACCGGCCGCCGTGCCCCCGCAGGCGTTGCCCGGCGGCGCTTCCGGGGCGGAGACATCGCGCTCGGCGGCCCTGGCCGGTCGCCTGCGGTCGGCCTCCCTGATCGGCCTCGCCGTCGGGGTGACGCTGCTCGCGGGCGGCCTGATCGGCCGCCGTCGGTGGCGGCACCGCACCACCGGCCGGCCTTGA